The proteins below are encoded in one region of Rhinolophus sinicus isolate RSC01 linkage group LG07, ASM3656204v1, whole genome shotgun sequence:
- the LOC109437081 gene encoding olfactory receptor-like protein OLF4: MEPDNGTRISEFVLLGLSGEPHLQPLLFGLFLSMYLITVLGNLLIVLAVSSDSHLHTPMYFFLSNLSFVDICFTSTTVPKMLVSIQTQSKVITYVGCITQMYFFLLFGTLDNFLLTVMAYDRFVAICHPLHYTVIMHPQLCGLLVLLSWIMSVLHSLLQSLMVLRLSFCADLQIPHFFCELNQMIQLACSDTFLNNLVLYFAAVLVGGGSLAGILYSYSKIVSSIRGMSSAQGKYKAFSTCVSHLSVVSLFYLTSLGVYLSSAATHSSHSSATASVMYTVVTPMLNPFIYSLRNKDINGALKRFLGMTGRKITE, from the coding sequence ATGGAACCAGACAATGGTACACGAATTTCAGAATTTGTTCTCCTGGGACTTTCAGGGGAGCCAcacctgcagcccctcctctttgggcttttcctctccatgtacctgATCACTGTGTTAGGAAACCTGCTCATCGTCCTGGCCGTCAGCTCAGACTCCCACCTGCAcacgcccatgtacttcttcctctccaaccTGTCCTTTGTGGACATCTGTTTCACCTCCACCACCGTCCCCAAGATGCTGGTGAGCATCCAGACGCAGAGCAAAGTCATAACCTATGTAGGCTGCATCACACAGATGTACTTTTTCCTACTCTTTGGCACATTGGATAACTTCCTCCTGACCGTGATGGCCTATGACCGCTTCGTGGCCATCTGTCACCCCCTGCACTACACGGTCATCATGCATCCCCAGCTCTGTGGACTGTTGGTTCTGTTGTCCTGGATCATGAGTGTCCTGCATTCTTTGTTACAAAGCTTAATGGTGCTGAGGCTGTCCTTCTGTGCAGACTTGCAAATCCCCCACTTTTTCTGTGAACTCAACCAGATGATCCAACTTGCCTGTTCAGACACCTTTCTTAACAACCTGGTGTTGTATTTTGCAGCTGTGCTGGTGGGTGGTGGTTCCCTGGCTGGGATCCTTTACTCTTACTCCAAGATTGTTTCCTCCATACGTGGAATGTCATCTGCTCAGGGGAAGTATAAAGCATTTTCTACCTGTGTATCTCACCTCTCGGTTgtctccttattttatttaacaagccTAGGAGTGTACCTCAGCTCTGCTGCCACCCACAGCTCACACTCAAGTGCAACAGCCTCGGTGATGTACACAGTGGTCACACCCATGCTGAACCCCTTCATCTACAGTCTTAGGAATAAAGACATAAACGGGGCTCTGAAAAGATTCCTTGGGatgacaggaagaaaaataacagagtGA